AAAAGAAAGTAATGTTCGGTCGGTGAATATCAGTCTGGATACACTACAATCTGATAAATTCCAATTACTTACTAAACGAGATCAATTTGAGATTGTTCAGAAGAATATTCAGTTGATGATCGATCAAGGCTTTCATACAAAAGTCAACATGGTGGTACTGCGTGGAATGAATGATGATGAGATCCATGATTTTATTGAATGGACAAAATACCAGCCCGTACATGTGCGCTTTATTGAGTTCATGCCTTTTGAAGGCAATCGATGGACAAGTAATAAGGTGTTTACTTTGGATGAAATACTGTCTAAGATTGCAGAGAAGTACACAATAGAGCCCTTACAAGCGGAGAAGCATGATACAGCCAAAAAGTTCATGATTCCGGGTCACCAAGGTACATTCGCGGTGATCAGTACGATGAGTGCACATTTCTGTGGCGATTGTAATCGGATGCGATTGACAGCAGATGGTAAAATGAAAAATTGTTTGTTTTCAAAAGATGAAGTAGATCTTTTGACAGCTTTGAGAAATGGGGAAGAAGTATTGCCTTTGATCCATCAATCCATAGCTGCAAAAGCGGCGCAGTTGGGAGGTCAATTCACACAAGACTATCAGCATTTACAAGCAGAGAACATACAAAATAGAAGTATGATCACTATTGGTGGATAAATGATTCATTCATATCAGAACGTTTATGATCAGTGTTTCAGAAGCCCGGAGCATCATTCAAAAATACATAAGCGCCTTACCGGCTAAGCCCATGATGCTACATGAGGCATTGGGGTTTTTCATTGCTGCGGATATTTTTTCAACGGTTGATATCCCTGCCTATCCCCAATCTTCTATGGATGGTTATGCATTTTCTTTTGAAGATTGGAAGAGACTGACAGCGCTCTCTGTGCATGGAGAAATGGCAGCGGGTAGTCAGAATGCTCAATCATTGATTGCTGAAACGGCTGTGCGCATCTTTACTGGAGCGGCAGTGCCTGAAGGTGCGGATACTGTTGTGATGCAGGAAAAAACAAAAGTAGAGAATGGGCAGTTGAATATCACAGATGAGCAATTACAACAAGGAGCTAATGTGCGATTGAAAGGTTCTGAAATAAAAGCCGGAGAACTGGCTTTGCCTGCTGGCACATTACTTACACCCGCAGCCATAGGTTTTTTAGCAGGTATCGGAATTACGGAAGTGATGGTATACCCATCACCATCGGTTAGTATCATCATTACCGGCAATGAATTGCAAAAACCCGGACATTCATTGAAATATGGACAAGTATACGATGCCAACTCCTTTTCTCTATCAGCGGCTTTGCGTCAATGCGGAGTTGATCAAATTCGGATCATTCAAGTGCCGGATGTGATCGAGCGTCTCAATGAAGCTTTATCAGATGCATTACAACAAAGTGATTTGGTATTATTAACAGGAGGGGTAAGTGTAGGGGATTATGATTTTGTACTGCAATCTGCACAACACTGTGGTATCACAACAAGATTTCATAAACTCAAGCAAAGACCCGGTAAGCCTTTATTCTTTGGAACGAAGGAGCATCAACTGATTTTCGGGTTGCCCGGAAATCCTTCTTCGGTACTTACTTGTTTTTATATGTATGTTTTACCAGTGATTCACGGATTGAAAGGGAAGCCTCATGTTTTGAAAAAACAACAAGTACCAATAGCCCAAACGTATCAGAAAAACACACAGCTCACCCATTTTTTAAAGGGCTGGTATGATGGAAACAATGCAACCCCATTGGGTGCACAGGAATCCTATCGTATGCGTTCATTCGCGGAAGCCAACTGTTTGATTGAAATAGATGAGCAAGTGACAAAATTGAATGAAGGTGATCTGGTTACAATTCATTTGTTGTCTAATTAAAATCGATTGAATGGATATAGGATATATTTTTTTTATACTGTTATTCATAGTTGCATTTCTCTATGCTTCTGTTGGACATGGAGGCGCCAGTGGATACCTCGCATTGATGGTTTTATTCAGTGTAACACCTGAAGTCATGAAACCAACGGCTTTATTGTTGAATCTTTTCGTTTCATTGACTGCTTTTCTGCAATTCTATCGGGGTAAACATTTTGTATGGAAAGTTTTTTTCCCGCTAGCATTGGCTTCCGTTCCTATGGCATTCTTGGGTGGATTGATAACCATTGATGCATTGATATATAAAAAAATACTGGGGGTGCTGTTGCTTTTTTCTGTGATCAAATTTTTACTTCCATCAAAATCTGCATCTGTTGAGTTAAGACCTTTTCATTTTGGCGGAGCGCTCATTATGGGGGGTGTGATCGGACTTTTATCCGGTATGATCGGAATCGGAGGCGGGATTATTCTTTCTCCATTATTGTTATTGTTTAAATGGACCGATCAAAAACAAACAGCAGCAATCAGCGCCTTATTTATTTTTGTGAATTCCGCGTCCGGATTGATGGGACAACTCACCAATGGTATTCAGTTCAGTGCTGATATGTATGGATATGTTGCCGTTGCATTCGCAGGTGGATTAGGTGGCGCTTATTTCGGAGCGATGAAATTTAAACAATCGATGATGCAGAAAATATTAGCGGTCGTATTAGCAGTGGCATCGTATAAATTATTATTTACAGCAGCTTAAATTTAGGTATGAAATATTCTATTCTCTTTATGCTCTTGTTTAGTGGAAAATTTTTAGTGGCTCAGCATCAAGCTAAGCCTACTGATTATTTTGTAGTTGAGGGCAAAGTCAAGACAAAACTGAAATTCACCTTGAATGATGCAGTTGCTTATCCTAGTATTTCATTGGATAGTGTGGTTGTGTATAACCATTTGGTTGTAAAAAAATCAGTATTGAAAAATGTAAAAGGTGTTTTATTGAAAGATATTCTAGCTAAATCATCTTTTGACATCAATGATCCCAAGCCCTTGAGTGAATATTATTTTACTTGTATCGCATCCGATGGATATAAAGTTGTTTTTTCCTGGAATGAAATATTCAATGGTCCTGTTGGAAAACAACTCATTGTAATAACAGAAGCAGATGGAATTAATGCGTCCGCTGCTTCGCAACGAATTGCCATCATATCTCCTGTAGACATCGCTACCGGTAGAAGATATGTACATGGACTATCGAAAATCATTGTTGGTAGGGTTGAGTAATCAAATACATAAAGATGAAAACGAGTGTGTTATTTTTTGGGCAATTGATTGAAATAATAGGAGCCAAGCAGTTGGAGCTGGAAGGGCATACGGATATTCAGTCTTTGATAACAATGCTTCATCAGCAATATCCTTTATTGAAACAATCAAAATATGTGATTGCGATCAATCAGGAAGTTATTTCACACAACCGAAAATTGGAAGAAAATAGTGTTGTAGCATTTATGCCACCTTTTTCCGGAGGATAATATGAACAAAGGATCATCATATGAACGCTATCACAGACAAATGATCTTACCCGATTTTGGGACAAGAGCGCAAAAACTTTTGCAGGAATCAAGGGTATTGGTGATTGGTGCAGGTGGACTTGGATGCCCAATTTTGCAATATCTTACCGGTGCAGGGGTGGGTTGTATTGGGGTTGTAGATGGAGATCAGGTATCATTGAGTAATCTGCATCGACAAATTCTATTTACTGTCGATGATATTGGTTTGAACAAAGCGGATGTGGCTGTAACGCGATTACGTCAATTGAATCCGGAAATATCTATTGAATCTATTCCCACTACTTTGACCAATCAAAATGCGTTTGATATCATGGATCGTTTTGATATCATCGTGGATGGCACCGATAATTTTGCTACAAGGTACATGATCAATGATGCTTGTGTGTTGTTGCAAAAGACATTGGTGTATGGAGCTGTGTCTCGATATGAAGGTCAGGTAGCTGTATTTAATCATCTCTTATCAAGCGGGGAGCGTTCTGCCAATTACAGAGATATCTTCCCGGAACCTCCAAAAGACGGTTCTGTTTTAAATTGTGCGGATGCAGGCGTATTAGGTGTATTGCCTGGTATCATCGGTACAATGCAGGCCGCTGAAGTGATCAAACTCATCACAGGTATTGGAGAGCTATTGGTCAATCGGCTATTGACTTATCAGTTTAATGATCATCAAGCATTCACAGTCAAAATATCGAAACAAGAGCAAACAGCTTCATGGATACCTGCGAATCAAAAAGCTTTCAAAGCAATGGATTATGTATGGCTTTGTTCATCTCCAAAACAGTCTTTGGAAATTGATGCAGCCGAATTTGATCAGTTAACAAGGCAGGGTAATATTGACATTGTTGATGTGCGAGAGTTACATGAACTACCCATCGTGCAGGAATTTAGTCATTTACGCATTCCTCTTGCCACTATGAAAGACGCAATCGGGCAACTTAAAAGTGATACAGTTGTTGTATTTTGTCAGTCCGGTAAACGAAGCCTTCAGGCGGCACAAGAGTTGACTACTTTATGGGGGGATGCCAAAAAAGTATATAGTTTACAGGGTGGGATCCTCTCATGGATCACATTTGTTCAAAAGAAATAGTATGAAAGAACGTACACCTAAAAATATTTTCGTTCAGGGTGCTATCAGTAGCGGATTCATCGCGGATAGTATTCAGAAGCATAGCACCAAAAAGGAGATCGGTGGGCATAGCATTTTTATGGGCCAAGTACGAGCAGATGAAATAAACGGAAAGAAAGTTGTTGCGATCGAATATACTGCGTATGAAGAAATGGCTTTGCAAAAGATGCATGAGATCCGGGAAGCCGTTTTTGCAGAATACCCGCTTACCTGTATGCATGTATATCACAGCTTAGGCAAAGTGTTAGCGGGAGAGATCTGTTTATTTGTATTTACTTCGTCAGCTCACCGAAAGGCAGCAACAGAAGCCTGTTCAGTATTGGTAGAAAGAATCAAAGCTGAGCTACCGGTTTGGGGCGCGGAAATACTGGAAGATGAAACACATCAATGGAAAGTGAATCAATAATTATGGTAGATATCACATCAAAATCAAATACACTGCGACAAGCCATTGCAACTGCTACTGTAACAGTATCAAAGCAAGAGACCATTGATGCGATCCTTCAAAAAAAGGTACCCAAGGGAGATGTATTTGAATTCTCACGTGCAGCAGGTTTATTGGCAATTAAAAAAACCAGTGATGTTATTCCGGATTGTCATCCGCTTCCCATAGAGTTTGCAGCGATTCGTCATGAAGTCAATGGTATGAGTATTCTGATCTCTGTAGAAGTGCATACCATTTATAAAACCGGGGTAGAAGTAGAGGCTATGCATGGTGCATCCGTAACGGCGCTGACCATGTATGATATGTTAAAACCATTGGATAAAGGAGTAGAGATATCCAATATTCGCCTTCAACAAAAAACAGGAGGCAAATCAGATAAATCTATTGTTGATGGTTCGTCTATTCGCACGGCTGTTATTGTTTGTTCTGATACTGTTTCGGCAGGAAAGCAAGAAGATGTTTCCGGAAAAACAGCAATCCAGAAGTTAGCGTCATGGGGTATTCATGTTTCACGCTATGAAATCATTCCGGATGAGTATGATCGTATACAACAAATGGTCAAAGACTTATCAGACGAAAGATATCAGTTGATCTTATTTAGTGGAGGAACTGGTTTGTCACCCAGAGATGTTACACCTGAAGCTATTGAACCTTTGATTGATCGCCCTATTCCCGGAATCATGGAAACGGCCAGGCAGTACGGTCAGCAACGAACACCTTTTGCAATGTTATCAAGAGGCGTGGCAGGGTTTGTGAAAGACAGCCTTGTGATCACGTTACCCGGTTCTGTTAAAGGAGTAGCCGAAACAATGGATGCATTGTTTCCACAAATTTTACATGTATTCAAAGTGGTGGATGGTAGTCGCCATACCTGATTTTTCATACGAGATTAAAATCAGTTGCTGACAAAAGCGATTGACCGATTTTAATTCCCTGTTTTTCGGGATTTCTAAGATAATACTTAGCTTACCAATTGTTTTAAGCAATAAATTTTTTGAAATGCCAAAGTATACGCTCTCCGTCAACAACAAACAATTGTCTGTTGAAGTCGATGCAGATACCCCGCTCTTATGGGTGCTGCGAGATCATTTGAATCTGGTTGGAACCAAGTATGGATGTGGGGTTGCACAATGTGGAGCCTGTACCATTCATTACAATGGCAGTCCTGTTCGTTCTTGTCAGTTACCCATTTCTGCCGTTGGTCCAGGTAAAGTGGTGACCATTGAGGGATTGAGTGAAAATGGAGATCATCCTTTACAAAAAGCTTGGATCGAAATGGATGTAGCGCAATGTGGATATTGCCAGGCTGGACAAATCATGGCCGCTGCAGCATTGCTGAAAAAAAATCCCCATCCATCAGACGAAGAGATCGATACAACGATCACCAATATCTGTCGATGTGGTACCAATGTTCGTATACGTAAAGCCATTCACCTGGCTGCATCAAAAGGAGGTAAGTCATGAGTATTCCATCAGTATCCAGAAGAAATTTTTTAAGGGTCAGCATGATCGCCGGTGGTGGTATGCTGGTTGGTTTTTCTGCTTTGAGTAATTCAGAGACTGCAGATGCAGAGGCTACTCCGTTTTCTCCCAATGCCTATATCAAAATCTCTCCCGACGGAAAGATCACATTGATGTCTCCCAATCCTGAAATTGGCCAGGGTGTGAAAACATCATTGGTCATGTTGATCGCGGAAGAGATGAATGTGGATTGGCAAACAATTGAAGTAGAGATCGCACCATTAGATGCCAAGTATGGTAGTCAAACCACAGGAGGCAGTGGTGCTATCAGAAGCAGATACATGCCACTCAGGCAAGCAGGTGCTACCGCAAAAGCGATGTTGGTTGCTGCAGCAGCAGATACATGGGGTGTTGCAGTAGCAGATTGTTCTGCAGAAAATGGTTTTGTGATCCATAAAGCAACCGGTAAAAAACTTTCTTATGGAGGGCTTGCTACCAAAGCTGCAGGAATGCCGGTACCAAGCAATGTTCCTTTAAAAGATCCAAAAGATTTCAAGATCATTGGAACAAGGATCAAAGATGTTGATGCAAAAGCGATCGTTACCGGTAAACCATTATTTGGTATTGATACAAGACGTGAAGGAATGTTATTCGCAGTGGTGGCAAGACCACCGGCTCACGGAAAGAAATTGCAATCCTTTGATGATAGTGCTGCATTGAAAGTAAATGGTGTCAAGAAAGTTGTTCAAGTGAAAAATAGTGTCGCTGTTTTAGCAACTTCAACATGGGCTGCCATGAAGGGGAGAACAGCTTTAAAGATCACTTGGGAAGATGCTTCCAAATTAGAAAGCACAACAGATCATGATAAAGCATTCCGCGAACTTTTGAGCAAGTCAGCGGCAACACCCAATCGAAATGATGGGGATGTTGAAGCAGCTATGACATCTGCTACAAAAGTGTTGGATGTGATGTATGAAGTACCAGTATTATCACACGCACAAATGGAGCCGTTGAATTTCTATGCAGATGTAAGAGACGGGAAAGCAGAATTGTATGGCCCAACACAAGTACCACAAAACCTGGTTACCACTGTAGCCAAAGAATTGAATATCCCCGTTGCAAATGTGTCATTAGGCTTACCCAGACAAGGCGGAGGTTTCGGAAGAAAGCTGCGTCCGGATAATGGTGTTGAAGCTGCATTGATCTCTCAGGCGGCGCAATGTCCGGTTCAAGTACAATGGACACGTGAGGATGATATGCAGAATGATTTTTATCGTCCAAGTGGCATGTTTCGTTTTAAAGCTGCTATCAAAGATGGTAATCTGGAAGCATGGCATCAATCATTCGCATCTCTGAGCAATGGCAGAAGTCCGGATACATATCCTGCCGGTGCCGTGAAAAATTTGAAGATCGAAAGTCATAGTTTACCAACAAATATTCCTACAGGTCCATGGCGTGCACCGACGCACAATGTTCAGGCATTTGCCAATGAATGTTTTATGGATGAAGTAGCTACAGAACTGAAAAAAGATCCGGTAGCATTTCGATTGGAATTGTTGAAGAAAGCCAAAGAACAACCGGTTGGTAAACTGGCGTATGATCCTGATAAATTTATCAGTGTGATAGAACTGGTTGCTAAAATGTGTAACTGGGGTATAACGCCTGCTAATACTTACAGAGGATTCTCTACTTGGTTTTCGTTCAACAGTTATGTTGCACAAGTGGTGGAGATACAAATGCTGAAGGGTAAACCTCGTATCACAAAAGTATATTGTGCGGTACATTGTGGTAAAGTTGTCAATGTCAGTGGTGCCGAAAATCAGGTACAGGGCGCAGTAGTGGATGGATTGGGGCATGCGGTGTATACCAAATTAACTTTCAATAATGGTGCTGCTGTACAAACCAATTTTGGTCCATACAATTTTGTAAGGATGCGTAATACGCCATTAGATGTAGTAGTACAATTTGTGCCATCAGAAGAAAATCCAACCGGATTGGGTGAGCCAGGATTACCTCCCGTAGCACCTGCATTAGCAAATGCCCTGTTTGCTGCAACCGGAAAGCGATTCAGAAAGATGCCATTTGTGGATGAGATTCAGTTTGCCTGATGAGAGAGAAGCAGGTGGTAAATCAAAAATAAAAAGTCAGAAATAAAAAACTCTGTGGTTTTGCCACAGAGTTTTTTTTATACATCCCTTTGCATCTGAGATCTGACATCTGACATCAATATTCTACTTAGCGCCAAATACTTTCTTCAAAATATCACTCGTTCTTGCCAGCGGATTTTTTCTGATTTCTTTTTCTTCAACAGCTACCTGATAAAAAATACCACTCAGCGCACGTTCAGTAACGTAAGCAGATAGATCGGGATTGAGTTTGTCTTTTACCAGTGGTAGTTTATTATAGCTTGTGATCAATGTATTCCAGTGTTTGGTAGCGTCTACTTTTTGTAAAGAGCTTTCTATCACCGGACGAAATGCTTCAGTAAGCGGTGAAGTGGTTTTAGCCTTTAAATATGCTGTGGCAGCAGTATCAGATCCTTTTAAAATACCAACTGCATCCTGAAAACTCATTTGTTTAATCGCATTTGAAAAAATAGGTGCTGCACTCTTACACGCATCCTCTGCGGCGCGGTTCATACTCAGTATGGCATCATCTACTTGTTTGCCTAAGCCCACACTTCTAAGTGTTCTCTCAATTTTCTGCGCTTCCGGTGGTAATAATATTTTGAGTGCGGCATTCGCAAAAAAACCATCTGTCTGTGATAAAAGACTTGCACCTTTTGTGGAGCCTGTCACCAGTGCCTCTTTAAGTCCGGATACGATATCATCATTGCTCAAACCCGTTTGGTTACCACCAACAACAGATTTGGCTTTGTTTAGTAATC
Above is a genomic segment from Sediminibacterium sp. KACHI17 containing:
- the moaA gene encoding GTP 3',8-cyclase MoaA is translated as MIVDSHQRVHNYLRISLTDNCNLRCFYCMPEDEYDFASAAQLMQADEIEQLAKIFVSQGVNKIRLTGGEPLVRKDAKEIITRLAKLPVTLTLTTNGTRLHEFATLLKESNVRSVNISLDTLQSDKFQLLTKRDQFEIVQKNIQLMIDQGFHTKVNMVVLRGMNDDEIHDFIEWTKYQPVHVRFIEFMPFEGNRWTSNKVFTLDEILSKIAEKYTIEPLQAEKHDTAKKFMIPGHQGTFAVISTMSAHFCGDCNRMRLTADGKMKNCLFSKDEVDLLTALRNGEEVLPLIHQSIAAKAAQLGGQFTQDYQHLQAENIQNRSMITIGG
- a CDS encoding (2Fe-2S)-binding protein, with the protein product MPKYTLSVNNKQLSVEVDADTPLLWVLRDHLNLVGTKYGCGVAQCGACTIHYNGSPVRSCQLPISAVGPGKVVTIEGLSENGDHPLQKAWIEMDVAQCGYCQAGQIMAAAALLKKNPHPSDEEIDTTITNICRCGTNVRIRKAIHLAASKGGKS
- the glp gene encoding gephyrin-like molybdotransferase Glp is translated as MISVSEARSIIQKYISALPAKPMMLHEALGFFIAADIFSTVDIPAYPQSSMDGYAFSFEDWKRLTALSVHGEMAAGSQNAQSLIAETAVRIFTGAAVPEGADTVVMQEKTKVENGQLNITDEQLQQGANVRLKGSEIKAGELALPAGTLLTPAAIGFLAGIGITEVMVYPSPSVSIIITGNELQKPGHSLKYGQVYDANSFSLSAALRQCGVDQIRIIQVPDVIERLNEALSDALQQSDLVLLTGGVSVGDYDFVLQSAQHCGITTRFHKLKQRPGKPLFFGTKEHQLIFGLPGNPSSVLTCFYMYVLPVIHGLKGKPHVLKKQQVPIAQTYQKNTQLTHFLKGWYDGNNATPLGAQESYRMRSFAEANCLIEIDEQVTKLNEGDLVTIHLLSN
- a CDS encoding MoaD/ThiS family protein, encoding MKTSVLFFGQLIEIIGAKQLELEGHTDIQSLITMLHQQYPLLKQSKYVIAINQEVISHNRKLEENSVVAFMPPFSGG
- a CDS encoding DUF4197 domain-containing protein, encoding MKRVFTLAFLIISFQALQAQGLGGLLNKAKSVVGGNQTGLSNDDIVSGLKEALVTGSTKGASLLSQTDGFFANAALKILLPPEAQKIERTLRSVGLGKQVDDAILSMNRAAEDACKSAAPIFSNAIKQMSFQDAVGILKGSDTAATAYLKAKTTSPLTEAFRPVIESSLQKVDATKHWNTLITSYNKLPLVKDKLNPDLSAYVTERALSGIFYQVAVEEKEIRKNPLARTSDILKKVFGAK
- a CDS encoding sulfite exporter TauE/SafE family protein gives rise to the protein MDIGYIFFILLFIVAFLYASVGHGGASGYLALMVLFSVTPEVMKPTALLLNLFVSLTAFLQFYRGKHFVWKVFFPLALASVPMAFLGGLITIDALIYKKILGVLLLFSVIKFLLPSKSASVELRPFHFGGALIMGGVIGLLSGMIGIGGGIILSPLLLLFKWTDQKQTAAISALFIFVNSASGLMGQLTNGIQFSADMYGYVAVAFAGGLGGAYFGAMKFKQSMMQKILAVVLAVASYKLLFTAA
- a CDS encoding molybdopterin-binding protein, which produces MKYSILFMLLFSGKFLVAQHQAKPTDYFVVEGKVKTKLKFTLNDAVAYPSISLDSVVVYNHLVVKKSVLKNVKGVLLKDILAKSSFDINDPKPLSEYYFTCIASDGYKVVFSWNEIFNGPVGKQLIVITEADGINASAASQRIAIISPVDIATGRRYVHGLSKIIVGRVE
- a CDS encoding molybdopterin cofactor-binding domain-containing protein, giving the protein MSIPSVSRRNFLRVSMIAGGGMLVGFSALSNSETADAEATPFSPNAYIKISPDGKITLMSPNPEIGQGVKTSLVMLIAEEMNVDWQTIEVEIAPLDAKYGSQTTGGSGAIRSRYMPLRQAGATAKAMLVAAAADTWGVAVADCSAENGFVIHKATGKKLSYGGLATKAAGMPVPSNVPLKDPKDFKIIGTRIKDVDAKAIVTGKPLFGIDTRREGMLFAVVARPPAHGKKLQSFDDSAALKVNGVKKVVQVKNSVAVLATSTWAAMKGRTALKITWEDASKLESTTDHDKAFRELLSKSAATPNRNDGDVEAAMTSATKVLDVMYEVPVLSHAQMEPLNFYADVRDGKAELYGPTQVPQNLVTTVAKELNIPVANVSLGLPRQGGGFGRKLRPDNGVEAALISQAAQCPVQVQWTREDDMQNDFYRPSGMFRFKAAIKDGNLEAWHQSFASLSNGRSPDTYPAGAVKNLKIESHSLPTNIPTGPWRAPTHNVQAFANECFMDEVATELKKDPVAFRLELLKKAKEQPVGKLAYDPDKFISVIELVAKMCNWGITPANTYRGFSTWFSFNSYVAQVVEIQMLKGKPRITKVYCAVHCGKVVNVSGAENQVQGAVVDGLGHAVYTKLTFNNGAAVQTNFGPYNFVRMRNTPLDVVVQFVPSEENPTGLGEPGLPPVAPALANALFAATGKRFRKMPFVDEIQFA
- a CDS encoding molybdenum cofactor biosynthesis protein MoaE, with translation MKERTPKNIFVQGAISSGFIADSIQKHSTKKEIGGHSIFMGQVRADEINGKKVVAIEYTAYEEMALQKMHEIREAVFAEYPLTCMHVYHSLGKVLAGEICLFVFTSSAHRKAATEACSVLVERIKAELPVWGAEILEDETHQWKVNQ
- a CDS encoding HesA/MoeB/ThiF family protein, whose product is MNKGSSYERYHRQMILPDFGTRAQKLLQESRVLVIGAGGLGCPILQYLTGAGVGCIGVVDGDQVSLSNLHRQILFTVDDIGLNKADVAVTRLRQLNPEISIESIPTTLTNQNAFDIMDRFDIIVDGTDNFATRYMINDACVLLQKTLVYGAVSRYEGQVAVFNHLLSSGERSANYRDIFPEPPKDGSVLNCADAGVLGVLPGIIGTMQAAEVIKLITGIGELLVNRLLTYQFNDHQAFTVKISKQEQTASWIPANQKAFKAMDYVWLCSSPKQSLEIDAAEFDQLTRQGNIDIVDVRELHELPIVQEFSHLRIPLATMKDAIGQLKSDTVVVFCQSGKRSLQAAQELTTLWGDAKKVYSLQGGILSWITFVQKK
- the moaCB gene encoding bifunctional molybdenum cofactor biosynthesis protein MoaC/MoaB, whose translation is MVDITSKSNTLRQAIATATVTVSKQETIDAILQKKVPKGDVFEFSRAAGLLAIKKTSDVIPDCHPLPIEFAAIRHEVNGMSILISVEVHTIYKTGVEVEAMHGASVTALTMYDMLKPLDKGVEISNIRLQQKTGGKSDKSIVDGSSIRTAVIVCSDTVSAGKQEDVSGKTAIQKLASWGIHVSRYEIIPDEYDRIQQMVKDLSDERYQLILFSGGTGLSPRDVTPEAIEPLIDRPIPGIMETARQYGQQRTPFAMLSRGVAGFVKDSLVITLPGSVKGVAETMDALFPQILHVFKVVDGSRHT